In Phocoena sinus isolate mPhoSin1 chromosome X, mPhoSin1.pri, whole genome shotgun sequence, a genomic segment contains:
- the LOC116748031 gene encoding zinc finger X-linked protein ZXDB-like, which produces MDAEMEIPRLLPARGSRQGGGAGSPGGGGRIHGGPDPRAGQAPARRLLLLRGPQDGGPGRQREVARAASPGPGPSPLVPRPDHGGGGGGGGGGGGGGCDGDDFFLVLLDPVGGDVDSTGASQAAGPLWREEAGLGPRFHGHESGANPEGRPALGPSSLSAIRAPVPALAPIPAPVLSPAAAFAGTVTIHKQNLLLRFENGFLTLATPPPPAWAPGVAPAPQPGGLIAPPAGIPHAAQPGDCPELLPDLLLAERAEPAPAPAPEEEAEGPVAAEGPRGPLGPGQGVVLYLCPEAQCGQTFAKKHQLKVHLLTHSSSQGQRPFKCPLGGCGWTFTTSYKLKRHLQSHDKLRPFGCPAEGCGKSFTTVYNLKAHMKGHEQENSFKCEVCEETFPTQAKLSAHQRSHFEPERPYQCAFSGCKKTFITVSALFSHNRAHFREQELFSCSFPGCSKQYDKACRLKIHLRSHTGERPFLCDFEGCGWNFTSMSKLLRHKRKHDDDRRFMCPVEGCGKSFTRAEHLKGHSITHLGTKPFVCPVEGCCARFSARSSLYIHSKKHLQDVDTWKSRCPVSTCNKLFTSKHSMKTHMAKRHNLRQDLLAQLEAANSLTPSSELTSQGQNDLSDAELVSLFSDVPSNSSAAVLDTALVNSGILTIDVASVNSTLAGKLPVNNNNNSLGQAVDPQTLMATSDLPQSLDTSLFFGTTAAGFQQSPLDTDDVSCLSAGPLGSLSSLAMKTSSQEPQALTPSSKLTVDTDALTPSSTLCENNVSELLPPTKTEWNVHPDSDFFGQEEETQFAFSNPAGNHGSQKETDLITVTGSSFLV; this is translated from the coding sequence ATGGACGCGGAGATGGAAATCCCGAGGCTGCTCCCGGCTCGCGGGTCGCGACAGGGCGGCGGCGCTGGCAGCCCCGGGGGCGGCGGCCGGATCCACGGAGGTCCTGACCCGCGGGCCGGCCAGGCTCCCGCGCGCCGCCTCCTGCTGCTCCGGGGCCCCCAAGATGGCGGGCCCGGGCGGCAGCGTGAGGTGGCCCGCGCGGCCTCCCCGGGCCCGGGCCCTAGCCCGTTGGTGCCGAGGCCCGAtcacggcggcggcggcggcggcggcggcggcggcggcggcggcggctgcgatGGCGATGACTTCTTCCTGGTGCTGCTGGACCCGGTGGGTGGAGACGTAGATTCCACGGGCGCCAGCCAGGCCGCAGGGCCCCTATGGAGGGAGGAGGCCGGGCTGGGACCACGATTCCATGGGCACGAAAGCGGCGCGAACCCCGAGGGCCGCCCTGCGCTGGGCCCCAGCTCCCTGTCCGCTATCCGCGCCCCAGTCCCGGCCCTGGCCCCGATTCCCGCCCCAGTCCTGAGCCCCGCGGCGGCCTTCGCGGGCACCGTCACCATTCACAAACAAAACCTGCTGTTGCGCTTCGAGAACGGCTTCCTCACCCTGGCCACGCCCCCGCCGCCAGCCTGGGCGCCTGGGGTCGCCCCTGCCCCGCAGCCCGGGGGTCTGATCGCCCCGCCAGCGGGGATCCCGCACGCCGCGCAGCCTGGGGACTGTCCCGAGCTGCTGCCCGACCTCCTGCTGGCCGAGCGGGCTGAACCCGCGCCCGCCCCAGCTCCCGAGGAGGAGGCGGAGGGCCCGGTTGCTGCTGAGGGTCCCCGCGGGCCGCTAGGCCCGGGCCAGGGCGTGGTGCTGTACCTGTGTCCTGAGGCGCAGTGCGGACAAACCTTTGCCAAGAAGCACCAACTGAAGGTGCACCTGCTGACGCACAGCAGCAGCCAGGGCCAGCGGCCCTTCAAGTGCCCCCTGGGCGGTTGCGGCTGGACCTTCACCACCTCATACAAGCTCAAGAGGCACCTGCAGTCACACGACAAACTGAGGCCCTTTGGCTGCCCAGCAGAGGGCTGTGGCAAGAGCTTCACCACGGTGTATAACCTCAAAGCACACATGAAGGGCCATGAGCAGGAGAACTCATTCAAATGCGAGGTGTGTGAGGAGACCTTCCCAACGCAGGCCAAACTCAGCGCCCACCAGCGCAGCCACTTCGAGCCTGAGAGACCCTACCAGTGTGCATTTTCGGGCTGCAAGAAGACGTTTATCACAGTGAGTGCCCTGTTTTCCCATAACCGCGCCCACTTCAGGGAACAGGAACTCTTTTCCTGCTCCTTTCCTGGCTGCAGCAAACAGTACGACAAGGCTTGTAGGTTGAAAATTCACCTTCGGAGCCACACTGGTGAGAGACCTTTCCTTTGTGACTTTGAGGGCTGTGGCTGGAACTTCACCAGCATGTCCAAACTCCTTAGGCACAAAAGGAAGCACGACGATGACCGCAGGTTCATGTGTCCTGTAGAAGGCTGTGGGAAATCTTTCACGAGGGCCGAACATCTGAAAGGCCACAGCATAACCCACCTGGGCACAAAGCCTTTTGTGTGCCCCGTGGAAGGCTGCTGTGCCAGGTTCTCTGCTCGCAGTAGTCTCTACATTCACTCCAAGAAACACTTGCAGGATGTGGACACTTGGAAAAGCCGATGCCCAGTCTCCACTTGTAATAAACTCTTCACATCCAAGCACAGCATGAAGACCCACATGGCCAAAAGGCACAACCTGCGCCAGGATCTCTTAGCTCAGCTAGAAGCTGCAAATTCTCTTACACCCAGCAGTGAACTTACCAGCCAAGGGCAGAATGACCTCAGTGATGCAGAGCTTGTGTCTCTCTTCTCTGATGTGCCCAGTAATAGTTCTGCTGCAGTATTGGACACCGCATTGGTGAACTCTGGGATCTTGACTATTGATGTGGCTTCTGTGAACTCAACTCTGGCAGGGAAGCTccctgttaataataataataattccttagGGCAGGCGGTGGACCCTCAGACCTTGATGGCCACCAGTGACCTTCCTCAAAGTCTGGATACCTCACTCTTCTTTGGAACGACAGCCGCTGGTTTTCAGCAGAGTCCCTTAGATACAGATGATGTCTCATGTCTAAGTGCGGGGCCGTTGGGATCTCTGAGCTCTTTGGCTATGAAAACCTCGAGTCAAGAGCCCCAAGCTTTGACCCCCAGCAGTAAGCTAACAGTAGACACAGATGCTCTGACTCCTTCAAGCACCCTTTGTGAAAACAATGTCTCGGAACTACTGCCGCCAACCAAAACGGAATGGAACGTACATCCTGACTCTGACTTCTTTGGACAGGAGGAAGAAACCCAGTTTGCATTCTCCAATCCTGCAGGAAACCATGGGTCTCAGAAAGAAACAGATCTTATCACAGTGACTGGCAGCTCATTTTTGGTATGA